The proteins below are encoded in one region of Chroococcidiopsis sp. SAG 2025:
- a CDS encoding bile acid:sodium symporter family protein, translated as MQTSFFTAVLLPIGLATVMLGMGLTLVPEDFQRVTRYPKAVAIGLVSQLLFLPIVGFLVTSIIPMQPEMAVGLMVLALCPGGPSSNMITYLAKGDVALSVTLTALSSAITVFTIPIFANLSLQYFVGQNAAIALPIGQTMLQIFAIAILPIVLGMAIRQKFPNLARRLEKTANRLAIAFLALIIVAIMINEWNRIPSFIAQVGIAVVMLNIISMAIGFWFGKWFNLTFAQRICIAIEVGIQNATLAIAITAGLLKNPDMAVPAAIYSLVAYATAILTIFYGRRAVQKIYLEERSPANNLSARP; from the coding sequence ATGCAAACCAGCTTTTTTACCGCCGTCCTTTTACCAATAGGTTTAGCAACCGTAATGCTAGGCATGGGGTTAACCCTCGTGCCAGAAGACTTTCAACGAGTCACCCGCTATCCCAAAGCCGTCGCTATTGGTCTAGTCAGTCAATTGCTGTTTCTCCCCATCGTCGGCTTTCTGGTCACTTCGATCATACCGATGCAGCCGGAAATGGCAGTGGGATTAATGGTACTAGCTCTGTGTCCAGGCGGACCTTCTTCTAACATGATTACTTATTTGGCGAAAGGAGATGTCGCCCTTTCCGTGACATTAACGGCATTGAGTAGCGCCATTACCGTGTTCACAATTCCCATCTTCGCAAATCTATCACTGCAATATTTTGTCGGACAAAATGCGGCGATCGCCTTACCGATCGGGCAAACCATGCTGCAAATTTTCGCGATCGCCATATTACCAATTGTTTTGGGAATGGCGATCCGACAAAAGTTTCCTAACTTAGCCCGCCGACTAGAGAAGACCGCGAACCGGCTTGCCATTGCCTTCCTCGCATTAATTATCGTGGCAATTATGATTAACGAGTGGAATCGCATCCCCTCTTTTATCGCTCAAGTAGGGATTGCGGTAGTAATGCTCAATATAATCTCGATGGCGATTGGATTTTGGTTTGGCAAGTGGTTTAATCTAACATTTGCTCAACGAATTTGTATTGCAATTGAAGTGGGAATTCAAAATGCCACACTAGCGATCGCAATCACTGCCGGACTGTTAAAAAATCCCGATATGGCTGTTCCTGCTGCGATTTACAGCTTAGTTGCATACGCCACCGCCATTCTGACCATTTTTTATGGCAGAAGAGCTGTTCAAAAGATTTATCTGGAGGAGAGATCGCCAGCCAACAATCTATCAGCTCGACCTTAG
- a CDS encoding cytochrome P450: MISKPRFPDGSSAPRWLQKIQYAQNSIAYMDTAAQRYGDIFNAPVIGDRDVVLFISNPQALQRIFTNDTKQFMTPPNQHMQPLVGDYSIFTLSGSRHRRERKLLMPPFHGERMQAYGRSICERVDKAMRLLSVGTRFSARTLAQEISLEVILNVVFGIDREDRFERLKSLFVKFTDSLQSPAIAGLIFFPSLQKDWGARSPWGYLRHLQRQIGELVYAQISARRNQSHAPGSDILSLLISARDETGQPMSDVELHDELITLLLAGQDTTASAIAWALYGIHRHPHVGEKLLVELNQLGKAPDPTTILRLPYLTAVCHETLRLFPVAVLTVPREVKEPVELMGYQLEPGMRLYGCIYLTHQRRDLYPEPKLFQPERFLERQFSPYEFIPFGGGARRCIGEALALFEMKLVIATMLSGYRLALADRSPEYPVRRGITFAPAQGVQMVLSEKL; encoded by the coding sequence ATGATTTCAAAACCCCGTTTTCCCGATGGTTCGTCAGCTCCTCGATGGCTGCAAAAAATCCAGTACGCACAGAACTCGATTGCCTATATGGATACTGCCGCACAGCGCTACGGGGACATTTTTAACGCTCCTGTGATTGGCGATCGCGATGTTGTTTTGTTCATCAGTAATCCCCAAGCGCTACAGCGCATTTTTACGAATGATACAAAGCAATTTATGACTCCACCCAACCAACATATGCAGCCACTGGTTGGAGATTACTCCATTTTTACATTGTCAGGTTCTCGCCATCGCCGAGAGCGTAAGTTATTAATGCCTCCTTTTCATGGAGAACGGATGCAAGCTTATGGACGATCAATCTGTGAAAGGGTTGATAAAGCCATGAGATTGCTATCTGTTGGGACTCGGTTTTCTGCACGGACTTTGGCACAGGAAATCTCTTTAGAAGTCATTCTAAATGTCGTTTTTGGGATCGATAGAGAAGACCGTTTCGAGCGCCTCAAGTCGCTGTTTGTGAAATTCACCGATTCACTGCAATCTCCTGCGATCGCGGGGCTAATTTTCTTCCCTTCTTTGCAAAAAGATTGGGGAGCGCGAAGTCCTTGGGGATACTTGCGGCATCTGCAACGACAGATCGGCGAACTGGTGTACGCCCAAATTAGCGCTCGTCGCAATCAGAGCCATGCGCCTGGTTCAGACATCCTGAGTTTACTAATTTCAGCCCGCGATGAAACAGGTCAACCGATGAGCGATGTCGAATTGCATGATGAGTTAATTACACTCCTTTTAGCAGGTCAAGACACAACCGCAAGTGCGATCGCTTGGGCTTTGTATGGGATTCATCGTCATCCACATGTGGGCGAGAAGTTGCTTGTGGAACTCAATCAACTAGGAAAGGCTCCAGATCCAACAACCATTTTGCGATTACCTTATCTTACAGCCGTTTGTCATGAAACCTTGCGCCTTTTCCCCGTTGCTGTTCTCACCGTTCCTAGAGAGGTCAAAGAACCTGTAGAACTGATGGGTTATCAACTGGAACCTGGAATGAGACTGTATGGCTGTATTTATTTGACACATCAGCGCCGGGACCTCTATCCAGAACCTAAATTGTTTCAGCCAGAGCGCTTTCTAGAACGACAGTTTTCTCCCTATGAATTTATCCCCTTCGGCGGTGGTGCGCGTCGTTGCATTGGGGAAGCGTTAGCCCTATTTGAGATGAAATTAGTCATAGCAACAATGCTTTCTGGTTATCGATTAGCATTAGCAGATCGATCCCCTGAATATCCCGTGCGCCGGGGTATTACTTTTGCTCCTGCTCAGGGGGTACAGATGGTTTTATCAGAAAAACTCTGA
- a CDS encoding MFS transporter produces MSCTETSGILNWLPTYFNRAKGIDFERLGYPLAIIFTAGIVGIALMAYLGNKLQRRALLASIGFALAGVFVYIASSVNQLAILVLCFVLAVFCESAYGAQEYALVQRLLPSHRAGAGTGLYNGLSMLFGGVGGSLIPGSIVAVTGSFDAAIFSIVAGALLAAFVMLLLARVLRY; encoded by the coding sequence TTGTCCTGTACTGAGACCTCCGGTATACTCAACTGGTTGCCCACCTACTTCAACCGCGCTAAGGGAATCGATTTCGAGCGTTTGGGCTATCCTCTAGCAATCATTTTTACGGCGGGAATCGTCGGAATTGCTCTGATGGCTTATTTGGGTAATAAGCTCCAGCGTCGCGCCCTGCTTGCTAGTATTGGATTTGCGCTCGCGGGCGTATTTGTTTACATTGCGTCGAGCGTCAATCAGCTAGCAATTTTAGTGTTATGCTTTGTGCTCGCCGTTTTTTGCGAGAGTGCCTACGGCGCGCAAGAATACGCGCTGGTTCAACGTTTGTTACCCTCACACCGAGCTGGCGCGGGAACTGGGCTATACAATGGGCTTTCTATGCTGTTTGGAGGTGTCGGCGGTTCGCTGATTCCTGGTTCGATTGTGGCGGTGACGGGTAGTTTTGATGCCGCAATTTTTAGCATTGTAGCGGGGGCGCTACTGGCGGCTTTCGTTATGCTATTGCTAGCACGAGTGCTGCGATATTAA
- a CDS encoding MFS transporter, producing MGQSLTALIVLRLLLGLGQGVYIPMLSAITSRWFPPNERSRANAIWVAGIILAVASAPLLTIPLIQAVG from the coding sequence TTGGGGCAGTCTCTGACTGCACTGATCGTCCTGCGTCTGCTACTGGGACTTGGGCAAGGAGTATATATTCCGATGTTGAGTGCAATCACTAGCCGTTGGTTTCCTCCCAACGAGCGGTCGCGTGCCAATGCCATCTGGGTGGCGGGAATTATCCTTGCTGTTGCCAGCGCACCGTTACTAACTATCCCACTCATCCAAGCTGTCGGCTAG
- a CDS encoding MFS transporter — MSATSVKSSEVVRWRIPLVLAVTVFVNYLDRNNLALALPRIARDFGWSDRQVGAHGEWLLGAFYLSYALSNMLLSPLAERFGAKRSVIVADRGILSIHYSQRPVGAVSDCTDRPASATGTWARSIYSDVECNH, encoded by the coding sequence ATGTCAGCTACTAGTGTTAAATCTTCTGAAGTAGTCCGTTGGCGCATTCCTCTAGTGCTTGCCGTCACGGTATTCGTTAACTACTTAGACCGCAATAATCTAGCTCTGGCGCTACCCCGGATTGCCCGCGATTTTGGTTGGAGTGATCGCCAAGTTGGGGCGCATGGTGAATGGCTGTTAGGAGCATTCTATTTGTCCTACGCCCTGTCAAATATGCTGCTCAGCCCGCTTGCCGAGCGATTTGGAGCGAAGCGGAGTGTGATCGTCGCGGATCGCGGCATTCTCTCTATTCACTATTCTCAGCGCCCCGTTGGGGCAGTCTCTGACTGCACTGATCGTCCTGCGTCTGCTACTGGGACTTGGGCAAGGAGTATATATTCCGATGTTGAGTGCAATCACTAG
- a CDS encoding alpha/beta hydrolase, producing MLPSEALARVNTHRLILNLPQIQLSCLEWNQGGEPLLLLHGLADCGMVWISLAESLRARYHILAPDLRGHGDSSKPERGYSYADIIVDLEALMDRVGWTSAHVVAHSWSAKVTAIWARQQPQRFRSLVLVDPFFLGTMPSWMKLTFPLLYRVLPFLKTMGPFASYEQAQQQARQLKQYRGWSPLQQAVFQAAMEQKPDGRWGSKFVVQAWDEIFEDVMRIAGLTQPVEIPTLFLQPQAGVNRTAWQLQPYRTYLKNLDIQQIPGNHWCFLVEPAAFNSSVAAFLERQCS from the coding sequence ATGCTCCCCTCTGAAGCACTAGCTCGTGTTAATACCCATCGGCTAATTCTCAACTTACCTCAAATCCAACTGTCATGTTTAGAGTGGAACCAGGGAGGAGAGCCGCTACTGTTGCTGCATGGTTTAGCAGATTGTGGTATGGTGTGGATAAGCTTGGCAGAATCATTGCGCGCTCGCTACCACATTCTTGCTCCCGATCTACGCGGACATGGAGACAGTAGCAAACCAGAGCGAGGCTACAGCTACGCAGATATCATTGTAGACTTAGAAGCTTTAATGGATCGTGTCGGCTGGACTTCAGCTCATGTAGTCGCTCATTCTTGGTCTGCCAAAGTCACGGCAATTTGGGCGCGTCAACAGCCGCAACGCTTTCGCAGTCTAGTGCTGGTCGATCCGTTTTTTCTGGGCACAATGCCTAGTTGGATGAAGCTGACTTTTCCGCTACTCTATCGAGTGCTACCATTCCTGAAAACAATGGGACCATTTGCCAGCTACGAACAAGCTCAACAACAGGCGCGTCAGCTCAAACAATATCGGGGATGGAGTCCTTTGCAGCAAGCGGTATTTCAAGCTGCGATGGAGCAGAAACCAGATGGCAGGTGGGGGAGTAAATTTGTCGTACAAGCGTGGGATGAGATATTTGAGGATGTGATGCGAATTGCAGGGTTGACTCAACCAGTAGAAATTCCGACTCTATTCCTCCAGCCACAAGCGGGAGTGAACCGCACGGCATGGCAATTGCAACCTTATCGCACTTACTTAAAAAACTTGGACATTCAGCAAATCCCAGGCAATCACTGGTGCTTTTTAGTCGAACCCGCAGCTTTTAACTCTTCTGTAGCAGCATTCTTAGAGAGGCAATGCAGCTGA
- a CDS encoding GAF domain-containing protein translates to MKQILDEELQLAPAIASGRTSEQILAEIESKFGFVPPFFGPAQQNPQVLENLWQQTLSAYVNNPLSARFKEKLSAYLSRFCAVPYCMICHSCTLRPLGMSAREVLELLETPPPVETDIDEHLNLLAAQPEPLAALLESNTKLEDSLFYCSIFIALQDSSEHCRQELRQLLGSVNYQHLVAFIAYTKSCHVWMEAYPEVALETDRRVQEHLGALLEDEPALADFFRNYRQKVKREQQSRAQQLAELAERQRQEEAWRQQAERERLVAQMAQCIRQSLNLEEILSTTVSEVRQFLQSERVFIYRFEPDWSGFVAVESVDSRWASILGMKCKDSFFGETSGRELYKQGRTHATEDIYTSRLSKCHADLLAQFQVRANLVVPIVQGEELWGLLVANHCSSPRQWQQMEIDLLKHLATQVAIAIQQSTLFEQVQTELVERQRSEEKIREQAALLDVASDAITVQNLEGQILFWNQGAERLYGWKAQEALGQSADFLYQETSLPLQQVQELTLDRGSWQGELYQVTKSGRKIVINSRWTLVRDEQGQPKSILVVNTDVTEKKQLEAQLLRAQRLESIGTLASGIAHDLNNVLGPILMVAELLQEKIPDSLTQQLLAEQKASAKRGAALVKQVLSFARGLEGKRTILQLRHLLMEIRQIAKQTFPKSIEIYTDISPNLWTVCADATQLHQVLMNLVVNARDAMPDGGTLSIHAENLFIDENYARMNLEASVGPYSVITVSDRGIGIVPEILERIFEPFFTTKEVGKGTGLGLSTAIGIIKSHGGFVTVESSMGVGTQFKVYLPAVEGTQQQQAEARELPKGHGELILVVDDELAICEITKISLENYNYKVLTANNGIEAIALYAQHKNDISVLLTDMMMPDMDGQTTIRILQKMNHSLKIIATSGLASNDKVAEAAGVGVKAFLSKPYTAPELLQTLSSVLGAKSSQFSPHQ, encoded by the coding sequence ATGAAACAGATTCTAGATGAAGAACTACAACTTGCACCTGCGATCGCTTCAGGGCGAACCAGCGAGCAAATTCTGGCAGAAATCGAGTCAAAATTTGGTTTTGTCCCACCCTTCTTCGGACCAGCCCAACAGAATCCCCAGGTTTTGGAAAACTTATGGCAACAGACGCTGAGTGCGTATGTGAATAATCCATTGTCAGCTCGGTTCAAAGAAAAGCTTTCCGCCTACCTCTCACGCTTCTGCGCCGTTCCTTACTGCATGATTTGCCATAGTTGTACCCTGCGTCCTCTAGGAATGAGTGCGCGGGAAGTGTTAGAGTTGCTGGAAACACCTCCCCCAGTAGAAACTGACATCGACGAGCACCTCAATTTGCTGGCAGCGCAGCCCGAGCCGCTCGCAGCTTTGCTAGAATCAAACACGAAACTTGAAGACAGCCTATTTTACTGTTCGATATTTATTGCCTTACAAGATTCTTCCGAGCATTGTCGTCAAGAGCTACGCCAGCTTCTAGGTTCTGTAAACTACCAGCATTTAGTTGCGTTTATCGCTTACACCAAATCATGCCATGTGTGGATGGAAGCCTACCCAGAAGTTGCCTTAGAAACAGATCGGCGAGTCCAAGAGCATCTCGGTGCCTTACTCGAAGACGAGCCTGCCTTGGCTGACTTCTTCCGCAACTACAGACAGAAAGTCAAGCGCGAACAGCAGAGTCGAGCGCAACAGTTGGCTGAGCTTGCCGAGCGCCAGCGTCAGGAAGAAGCCTGGCGACAGCAAGCCGAGCGAGAGCGGCTGGTGGCACAGATGGCTCAATGCATCCGTCAGTCATTGAATCTAGAGGAAATTTTAAGCACTACTGTGTCTGAAGTCCGGCAGTTTCTTCAGAGCGAGCGGGTGTTTATTTACCGCTTCGAACCGGACTGGAGTGGCTTTGTAGCAGTAGAATCTGTAGATTCTAGATGGGCTTCTATCCTGGGAATGAAATGCAAAGACTCTTTTTTCGGAGAAACTTCTGGTCGGGAGCTTTACAAACAGGGACGAACCCATGCTACAGAGGATATCTACACATCAAGGTTATCCAAATGTCATGCCGATTTACTGGCTCAGTTTCAAGTTAGAGCCAACTTGGTGGTACCAATTGTGCAAGGGGAGGAACTGTGGGGATTGTTAGTAGCTAACCACTGTTCGTCACCGCGGCAGTGGCAGCAGATGGAGATCGATTTGCTCAAGCACTTGGCAACCCAGGTAGCGATCGCCATCCAGCAATCCACGCTGTTTGAGCAAGTTCAAACCGAATTGGTCGAGCGCCAGCGCTCGGAAGAGAAAATCCGCGAACAAGCTGCCTTGCTGGATGTTGCCAGCGATGCAATTACCGTGCAAAATCTAGAGGGGCAAATCCTATTCTGGAATCAGGGGGCGGAGCGTTTGTATGGTTGGAAGGCACAAGAAGCCCTGGGACAGAGTGCTGATTTTCTCTACCAAGAAACTTCGCTGCCACTCCAACAAGTCCAGGAATTAACGCTTGATCGCGGTTCGTGGCAAGGTGAGTTGTATCAAGTCACCAAATCTGGTAGAAAAATTGTCATTAATAGCCGCTGGACGCTAGTGCGCGACGAACAGGGGCAACCAAAATCAATTCTCGTCGTCAATACCGATGTTACTGAGAAAAAACAACTCGAAGCGCAACTCTTGCGTGCCCAACGACTGGAGAGCATTGGTACCCTTGCTAGCGGCATTGCTCACGACTTAAATAACGTACTAGGACCAATTTTGATGGTCGCTGAACTGTTGCAGGAGAAAATCCCCGATTCGCTTACTCAGCAGTTGCTGGCGGAACAGAAAGCTAGTGCTAAACGCGGGGCGGCTTTGGTCAAGCAAGTACTGTCGTTTGCGCGAGGGCTGGAAGGTAAGCGCACGATTCTTCAACTGCGGCACCTGTTAATGGAAATTAGGCAGATTGCCAAACAAACATTTCCCAAATCAATCGAAATTTACACGGATATATCGCCAAACCTTTGGACTGTGTGTGCAGATGCGACTCAGCTACATCAAGTGCTGATGAATTTAGTAGTTAACGCCCGCGATGCGATGCCAGACGGTGGAACTTTGAGTATTCATGCTGAAAACCTATTCATTGATGAAAACTACGCTCGGATGAATCTGGAAGCCTCTGTTGGTCCCTACAGCGTCATTACTGTTTCGGACAGGGGAATAGGTATTGTGCCTGAAATCTTGGAAAGAATCTTTGAGCCATTTTTTACGACTAAAGAGGTGGGCAAAGGCACGGGGCTGGGTCTTTCAACCGCGATCGGCATCATTAAGAGCCATGGCGGTTTTGTTACCGTGGAAAGCTCGATGGGAGTTGGCACCCAATTCAAGGTGTACTTGCCAGCGGTGGAAGGCACTCAACAGCAGCAAGCAGAAGCTCGGGAACTACCAAAAGGACACGGAGAATTAATTCTGGTTGTAGATGATGAACTCGCCATATGTGAAATTACGAAAATATCGCTGGAAAACTACAACTACAAGGTACTTACAGCTAATAATGGAATTGAGGCGATCGCGCTATACGCCCAGCATAAAAATGACATCAGTGTATTGTTGACGGATATGATGATGCCAGATATGGATGGTCAAACAACTATCCGTATATTGCAAAAAATGAACCACTCGCTCAAAATAATTGCTACGAGCGGACTAGCATCAAATGATAAGGTGGCTGAAGCCGCCGGTGTTGGTGTGAAAGCATTTTTGTCCAAGCCCTACACAGCACCGGAATTACTGCAAACTTTATCCTCGGTACTGGGTGCTAAATCAAGTCAGTTTTCTCCACACCAGTAG
- a CDS encoding tetratricopeptide repeat protein, whose product MQEFRTINLKLEAELFFQQGLRQNQAEKYEAAIALFDTALKYQPDYAEAWSQQGLALGNLGRHAQAITNFDQALAIQPNACWVWHNRGIALGKSGKYAAAVNSFDRAIECNPKISTFWHNRGITLIDWGNYEQAVKSFDRTLEIQPDSYWAWYNRGIALRQLQRYEQALNSFDQAIEFKPDFSLAWHDRGRTLSEWGCYEKAVKSFDRAIEIDPDYKQTWYGKGIALEKLGYDSQAIACFDRVKFLSK is encoded by the coding sequence ATGCAGGAATTTAGAACTATAAATTTAAAACTGGAAGCAGAGTTATTTTTCCAGCAGGGATTGCGTCAGAATCAAGCAGAAAAATATGAAGCAGCGATCGCCCTTTTTGACACAGCACTGAAGTACCAACCCGATTATGCTGAAGCCTGGTCCCAGCAGGGCTTGGCGCTAGGAAATTTGGGTCGTCACGCGCAGGCAATTACTAATTTTGACCAAGCCTTGGCTATTCAACCAAATGCCTGCTGGGTGTGGCACAACCGAGGGATTGCGCTAGGTAAGTCCGGTAAATACGCCGCTGCGGTTAACAGCTTTGACCGCGCGATTGAGTGCAATCCGAAGATCTCGACTTTTTGGCACAACCGAGGCATTACCTTAATTGACTGGGGTAACTACGAACAGGCAGTCAAGAGCTTTGACCGGACGTTGGAAATACAACCAGATAGCTATTGGGCTTGGTATAACCGAGGGATTGCATTAAGGCAGTTACAGCGATACGAGCAAGCACTGAACAGCTTCGACCAGGCTATTGAGTTCAAACCAGATTTTTCCCTAGCTTGGCACGATCGAGGAAGAACATTGAGTGAGTGGGGCTGTTATGAGAAGGCAGTCAAGAGCTTCGATCGAGCTATAGAGATCGATCCAGACTACAAGCAAACTTGGTACGGCAAAGGTATTGCCTTGGAGAAATTAGGGTACGACTCCCAAGCGATCGCCTGTTTCGATCGAGTAAAATTTTTGTCCAAATAG
- a CDS encoding IS5 family transposase (programmed frameshift) — protein MSRKAYKSDLTDREWQIIEPLIPPVRPGGHPRTVDMREVVNAIFYLLKTGCAWEMLPHDFPPYSTVYYYFRRWQKRGIWQQINLALREQVRMKLGKSHQATAAIVDSQSVKTTRKKGEVSGFDGGKLVKGRKRHVVVDPQGLLMGVVITEANASERLGAIVALLEECYNSKSLELIWADSGYSGENFAQAVMVVCGAEVEIVKRITDGFEVLPRRWVVERTFGWLGRYRRLSKDYELLPEISESMVYAAMVRLMLRRLAA, from the exons ATGAGTAGAAAAGCTTACAAAAGTGATTTAACCGATCGAGAATGGCAAATCATTGAACCATTAATTCCACCTGTAAGACCAGGAGGACATCCACGTACTGTGGATATGCGTGAGGTAGTAAATGCCATCTTTTATTTGCTGAAAACTGGCTGTGCTTGGGAGATGCTACCACATGACTTCCCACCCTATTCAACGGTTTATTATTACTTTCGGCGTTGGCAAAAACGAGGAATTTGGCAGCAGATAAATCTTGCCTTACGTGAACAAGTACGGATGAAGCTGGGCAAATCTCATCAAGCTACTGCTGCAATTGTGGATAGCCAGTCCGTAAAAACGAC ACGGAAAAAAGGGGAAGTATCCGGCTTTGATGGCGGCAAGCTAGTTAAAGGTCGCAAACGCCATGTCGTAGTAGATCCTCAAGGACTACTAATGGGTGTAGTAATCACCGAAGCTAATGCTTCAGAACGATTAGGAGCAATAGTGGCATTGCTAGAAGAGTGCTATAACTCTAAGTCTTTAGAGCTAATTTGGGCAGATAGTGGCTACAGTGGAGAGAATTTTGCACAAGCTGTAATGGTAGTCTGCGGTGCAGAAGTAGAAATAGTTAAGCGGATTACAGATGGGTTTGAAGTTTTGCCCAGAAGATGGGTAGTTGAACGAACTTTTGGCTGGCTAGGACGCTATCGACGACTAAGTAAGGATTATGAACTCCTACCGGAAATAAGTGAATCTATGGTCTACGCTGCTATGGTACGGCTGATGCTGAGACGACTAGCTGCTTGA
- a CDS encoding Crp/Fnr family transcriptional regulator — MHQLNQLVGCATPPLQQQFVRRAQLPEQGEVLWRIESGVVCSMTWTDEGELVCLGYWGVGDVVGHGLSRVQPYELHCLTDVVISCCPYTQRAHFTDAIIHQQQQTEELLSIVHLNPLSCKLWQLLVWLSQKFGRDVENGRLLDLPLTHQQLAQTLGTNRVTVTTILQRLEAKGKIQRQQRRLVVARQEDRTRQSKNM, encoded by the coding sequence ATGCACCAGCTAAATCAACTCGTTGGCTGCGCCACTCCACCGCTCCAACAGCAATTTGTCCGTCGCGCGCAACTCCCAGAACAGGGCGAAGTTTTATGGCGGATCGAATCAGGTGTCGTTTGTAGCATGACTTGGACAGATGAAGGCGAGCTAGTTTGCTTGGGCTACTGGGGAGTGGGAGATGTCGTCGGTCATGGACTATCACGAGTGCAACCTTACGAACTCCACTGCCTCACAGATGTCGTCATTAGTTGCTGTCCCTACACTCAGCGAGCGCATTTCACCGATGCCATCATTCACCAGCAGCAGCAAACCGAAGAACTCCTGAGCATCGTTCATCTCAATCCCCTGTCTTGTAAGTTGTGGCAGCTCTTGGTCTGGTTGAGTCAAAAATTCGGTCGTGACGTAGAAAACGGTCGCTTACTCGATCTGCCACTGACACATCAGCAGTTGGCTCAGACGCTGGGGACGAATCGGGTGACGGTGACCACAATCCTCCAGCGCTTAGAAGCAAAGGGAAAGATCCAGCGGCAGCAACGGCGGCTCGTTGTGGCGCGGCAGGAAGATCGCACTCGTCAGTCAAAAAACATGTAA
- a CDS encoding cell division protein SepF encodes MPSDSLSANETKGFQLEQRLQVVVMQLQSFEQVTQAVQVLWQGQTLILDMTQIDVIQAQRAVDFVAGANYSMNGQQQHLAPGLFLFAPQGVRLAKAVVETAEL; translated from the coding sequence ATGCCATCGGATAGCTTGAGTGCAAACGAAACGAAAGGCTTCCAACTAGAGCAGCGACTGCAAGTCGTCGTCATGCAGCTACAGTCTTTTGAACAAGTGACGCAAGCGGTTCAAGTTCTATGGCAGGGTCAAACGCTAATCTTAGACATGACCCAGATAGATGTAATCCAAGCACAGCGAGCAGTAGACTTTGTAGCTGGGGCAAATTACTCAATGAATGGGCAGCAACAACACCTAGCACCAGGGCTGTTTCTGTTCGCACCCCAGGGCGTTCGCTTGGCAAAGGCTGTTGTTGAAACCGCCGAGTTGTAA
- a CDS encoding PadR family transcriptional regulator: MLLEGESYGTGLIQQLQCEYANYRLSDTVLYAALRFLESEGAVCGSWHKGKGRGRPRRVYQLNLAWHDEARKLAQLWRDFTTQQQQKRFSVAA, encoded by the coding sequence GTGTTACTAGAGGGCGAATCTTACGGTACTGGGCTAATTCAACAACTTCAATGCGAATATGCCAACTATCGTCTTTCTGACACCGTGTTGTATGCTGCGTTGAGATTTCTTGAATCAGAGGGAGCGGTCTGCGGTAGCTGGCACAAAGGAAAAGGGCGCGGTCGCCCGCGACGGGTGTATCAGCTCAACCTCGCATGGCACGATGAAGCGCGAAAGCTAGCACAATTGTGGCGTGACTTTACCACTCAGCAGCAGCAAAAAAGGTTTAGTGTTGCGGCTTGA